TCCAGCTCCGCGAGGGTGGTCCGCGCCGCCTGGGCGGAGCCCTTCGGGCGCAGGGCCCTGAAGTGCTGACCGGCCTGGAAGAGGGCCTTCTGGAAGGCGGGCCAGTCGGTGGTGGGGTCCTGTCCGGAGATCCAGGTCGGGGCCTTCCATGGAATGGCCTCGCCCTTCCCGTCGCGGGGCGGCGCCTCGGCCCAGCGCCGCTGCACCTCCTCCTCGACCCGGGCCTCGGGGTCCAGCTCTCCATCCCAGAGCCTGAGCGTTCGTTCCCCCGCTTCGCTGACGCTCAGGATCCGGTGATCGGGCAGGAGCAGCCAGTGGGAGGGGGCGGAGGGGGGGGCCTGGGGAAAGCAGAGCACGAGCCCACCCTCGCCAAAGGGCTGGAAGAAGGGCTTGAAGCTGCGGTCCAGGAAGGGGGTGCAGCCTGCGATGGGCAGCGGGAAGGATCGCCAGAGGCGGTGTCCTGCGCTGTCGAATTCGCTCAGGAAGGCCCAGCGGGTACCCAGGATACTCAGAGTCACGGTCCGGCCCGACGGCTTGAAGACATAGCAGTCCACGGGGCGCTCGGGGGCCGGGTGTTCAAGTCGCTCCAGGACAGCGCGTCGCCCCAGGTAGGCGAAGTCGATATCGCCGAACTGGGCGCTGAGGGGTGCACCCAGGAGGAGCAGGAGGGCGGCTGGGGCGAAGGACCTTGGGATCATCGTCGGCTTTCGGTATGGATTGTTCACTATACCGGGAAGCCCCTTCACCGACTCCCCCTCCGGTGGTGGCAGCTCCTGTCATCCTGGGATATGTCGTCTCTGAATGCCTCCCGCCGGACATCCCTTCCTCTGGCCGCCGTCATGGTCTTCGGCTTCGCCTCGGGCCTGCCCCTGGTGCTGAGCGGCGGCACGCTTCAAGCTTGGCTCAAAGGGGCGGGCATCAATATCAAGCTCATCGGGCTCTTCGCCCTGGTGGGGCTGCCCTACAACCTCAAGTTCATCTGGAGCCCCCTGCTGGACCGCTTCCCCCTTCCTTTCGGGGGGCGTCGCAGAGGCTGGATCGTCCTCTCCCAGGTGGCGGTGGCCCTGATGCTGGTGGCCATGGCCTTCGGAAACCCGGTGCAGGGGGTCTTCCACTTCGCCTTCCTGGCCCTGGGGCTGGCCTTCTGCAGTGCCACGGCGGATATCGTGATCGATGCCTACCGGACGGAGCTGCTGGACGAGTCCTGGGCGGGGCTCGGGGCCAGCTTCCACATCGGGGCCTACCGGGTGGCCATGCTGGTCGCCGGCACCCTTGCCCTGATCCTCTCGGACCATGTCGCCTGGCGCACGGTCTACCTCATCATGGCGGCCTTCACCCTGCCGGGCATCCTCCTCGCCCTTCTGGCCCCCGAGCCCCGTCACGGGCATGCTCCCCGCACCCTTCGCCAGGCTGTGGTGGAGCCCTTCCGGGGGCTGCTCGGGCGGAAGGGGGCGGTTGAGGTCCTGGTCTTCGTGGCCATCTTCAAGGTGGGGGACATGTTCGCCTCGGCCCTGACGGTGCCCTTCCTGAAGGACCTCGGCTTCACCAACACCCAAATCGGGCTGGCCACCAAGGGCGTGGGCCTGGTGGGGCTGATCACGGGTGGCATCCTCGGAGGGCTCCTGATGCGGCGCTGGCCCCTGCGGCGGGCATTGCTGGTCTCCGGCCTGATCCAGGCCTGCGC
The sequence above is drawn from the uncultured Holophaga sp. genome and encodes:
- a CDS encoding AmpG family muropeptide MFS transporter codes for the protein MSSLNASRRTSLPLAAVMVFGFASGLPLVLSGGTLQAWLKGAGINIKLIGLFALVGLPYNLKFIWSPLLDRFPLPFGGRRRGWIVLSQVAVALMLVAMAFGNPVQGVFHFAFLALGLAFCSATADIVIDAYRTELLDESWAGLGASFHIGAYRVAMLVAGTLALILSDHVAWRTVYLIMAAFTLPGILLALLAPEPRHGHAPRTLRQAVVEPFRGLLGRKGAVEVLVFVAIFKVGDMFASALTVPFLKDLGFTNTQIGLATKGVGLVGLITGGILGGLLMRRWPLRRALLVSGLIQACANLLPLALSLAGHSTPLMLAVLGSENFCWGLGTTAYTALLMRLCDLDSTATQYAVLSSLMALSRTVLVAPAGWVKAAAGWPGYFLFAACLAIPGLLLLMRYARWQFPAREA